The genome window TGTGAGTGTTCCTCCACTTAAAGGCAAATGACCTGTTTGCGAATAAGTGTAAGCCGTATTCCAATTCGTACTGGTTCCTCCTGTCGCGGTGATTGTTCCGTTAACGTCTAGTTCGGTTCCCGGATTTGTTTTTCCTATACCTACGTTTCCGTTGTTTAGTAGTATTAGTTTTGTGTCGTTTTCTGTTAGGTCTCCTGCTGTTGTTTTTGTTATGATTGAGAAGTTGCTTCCTGTTCCCCAACTACTTCCTATTACTACTCTCGTGTTTGGTGTTCCTGGGTCACTGTACATTATTCTGTTTCTTGCTGCGTTTAGAATTATGTTTGTTCCCACGCTGTCTATTGTTTCGTAACTGTTTATTTGTAAACTAGATGTGGGTGTGTTTGTTCCGATGCCGAGTCTAGAATTGGTGTTGTCCCAGAATAAGTTGTTGTTTCCACTTACTGTGGGTGGCGTCGTGGTCCAGAACGTGATTTGTCCTGGTTGTACGTCTCCTTCGTGGTATAGTCCGCTGACTGAGTCTAGTACTTCTGTTAGTGGTTTCCATTCAGCGTTTCCTTGATTATCTGTGGAGGTTAATACTCTATTTTCTTCAGGGGTTCCACCTTCTATTTTTATTTTATCTTCAAATACGGCTGGCAGATTAAATCTTAGTTTCAAATTTGTTTCCCTCTTCTTTTTTTAGTTTGTTTTTTTTCTTTTATATTTTTTTCTTATTTTTTTGTGTTTTTGTGTTTTTTTCGTCTTTAAAAAAAAAGAATTTGTTGTTTTTTGATGTCATTTGATAACATTTATATATTTGTTTTGTTTTTGTTTTATTTATGGCTAATAAATTAATAAGTTTGAGGATTCCTGACACTTTATTAAATGAAACAAATAAGTTTGTTAAAGAACAAGGCTTTTCTAGTGTTCAAGAATTTATTAGGTTGGCTTTGCGTGAAAAAATTGATAGGACTAAGAAAAAAAAATTGTTTGAGCAAAGTAAGCTTAGTGAACTAGAAAAAGTTAAGATTCGTGCTGATTTGGAAGAATATATTAATATTGAATAAAAAAAACTTTTTTAAACTCTTCTATAATCTTGTTTTATGCGGGGGCGTAGTTTAACCTGGCTAGAATAGCCGGCTCCAGTGCTTTGGAGCGATGAGTCGAAAGACGATGATTAATGTTACGGTATGAATTAGAAGTGAGAGATACCGGCCGATGGGGGTTCAAATCCCTCCGTCCCCACTTTCTTTTTTGTTTATTGGTATTGTTGTTTGTTAGGGGATTTGAACATGCTCAAAAACTTTCAGTTTTTGGCACCTCTTAATTTCGTTCGAGGAATCCCTTCGTCCTCACTTTCTTTCTGCTTTTTTTTAATACACAACAAAAGTTATATGTTATAACCAAAATATTTAAATAAGTCTTATTGGTTATATATTATAACATGGTTTTGAAGAATCAAATTTTAGTATTTAAAAAATCAGCAGATACTTTGTTTAAACAGAAAGATTATACTAGTGCTACAATTCTTTATTTTAAAACTTGGTTTGTTTTGCAAGATTTTATTTTAAAAGAAAAAATAGGGGAATCTCCTAAAGATCATAATGTTCGTTTTAGAATGTTGGAATCTTATTTTCCTAAAACATATATTGAATTAGATAAAGAATTTTCAACTTATAGAGATACATATTCTAAAATAACTGATTTTGAAACTTGTAAGAGAATAAAACAAAAGGTGGAAAAAGAAATTGATACATACAAAATTAGTAAAGATTTGTAAATCTTATAAAAAAGTTAAAGATTTAGACGACATTATTTTATTTGGATCTTTAATGAGGGGTAAAAAAAATCCTGAGGACGTAGATATTCTTTTAGTTTTTAAAAATAAAGTATCTAAAGATTTAGAGTATGATTTAAGGAAAAATTTGGAAAAAATAATAGTTAATGTTTCTTTATTATCTAAAACTAAGATTCAATTAATCGACGAGTTTTTTGAGGCCAGAGAAGGTGTTTTTTTCGAGGGTTATAGTTTGTTTAGAGAAAAATTTATTGCGGAAGAGCGAGGTTTTAAATCTTTTGGTTTATTTATTTATCAAACTAAGAATTTGTCTAATTCTAAAAAAACTAATTTTTATTATGTTTTAAATGGTAGACGTTCAAATAAAGGCATGATTGAAGAGTTAGAAGCTATTAAGTTATCTAATAATTTATTATTGGTTGAATTAGGTTTCATTGAACAAACAAAAGAATTTCTTGATTTTTGGACAGATTACACTTATGTGCCAGTCATGATGCCTTTACGTCTTGCTCATAAAAAATTTTTAGAACTAAATTTTTAACACATTTTTTATATTCTTATTTTTTTCTTGTTGTTTATGAAGAAAGATCTTGTTCTTGATGATTTGCGAAAAGCTAAACAAGAATTAGCAGATAAATCTGATGAAGAGTTAGAAGAAGAACATCAAAGTAGTATTCTTTTTAAAAGAATTGTTAATGTGTTGGTTGCTTCTTTTCTTGTTTTGTTAATGCTTTCTTTTTTGTATCTTGGTTCTCCTGTTTATAGTTACATTTTTGGTTTGGCTGGTTCTTCTAGAATTGATGATTTTAACACAGTCGTTTTTAGGAATGAAGTAATTGTTTCTTTTGATGATGAGACTTTGTTTTTTCTTCAAGAATTATATAATCCTTTAGGTGATGAAAGGGCTGTTTGTTTGCTAGGGGAAGTTAAAGGTAATGAATACTTCGTTGAAGGTTATTATAAGCCTAGGGTTTTTGAAAGAGCTTGGAATTATGTGTCTCACGCTCCTTGTTCTGATGACACAATTATCATGTTGCACACTCATCCTTTTAAGAGGTGCGCGCCTTCTAGTACTGACAAGAACACTCTTAGAAATACTAAATTTGTTAATCCTAACATCATCATGTTGGTGATGTGTGGTGCTGAAAGATTCTCGGCTGTTATTGATTAGTTTTTTTTATTTTTTCTCTGTATTTTCGTCTCATTTCTTTTTGTTCTTCTGTTAATTTAGGTCTGCCTTTTGATTTTTGTTCCGTGTTCATTTTTTGTTTTAGTACTGCGTATTGTAAGGGGTTTCTAATTCTTGAACAAAAATTATCTGGTGTGCATATTCTTAGGTCTTCGTAGTATGACTTACAATTATGAGGGGGTATTGCTTCTTTTTGTTTTCTTAATTGTGATAATTGTCCTTTTAAGTATACTTCTCTTAGTGGCTCAGGATTTTTTATATTCCAGTCTTTTATTTTTTGTTCAATCGCGTCAAATTCCCAGTTTACTCCTTTGAAAAAATTTATCATTGTGAACAAAGTTCTTTTTTTTCCATCTTCTAATCCTCGTAACGCGTTTTTCATGCATGGCGGAAATAAATCTTCAGGCACTGCTTTTTCTGGTAAATCAAAATGTTTTTTTTCCGTGTTTTGTATTGGTTCTTTTGGGTGCGTGTCGAACGCGTTTATTATTAGTGTGCTTGCTTCTCCTTTCTTAACGTTTTTTCTTTCTAAGAATGGCACGTCGAACTTCACGTTTTCTGGTTTGGCTTCCTCTTTTGAAAATTTTAATATTCTATCAATGCTTACAGGCACGCTTACTAGTTCTGATTTTTCATGGAATGAATAAGGCATTCTGTATAAGTGTCTTGGAGCTATAAGGACTGTGTCTATTTCTAAGAATGATTCAACGTCTAACATTCTTATTTCTTCGTTGTTTTCTTTTCTTATTTGTATTAATTTATTTATTGGTATGTTTGTTCTTTTTGACACATTATTTATGTCTTTTTTTTCGAATTTCATTATTGCTTTTTCGAGTTTTGGTTTTAATATATCTCGTAAATAATAAGCGATTCTTCTTGGCGCGTCAGGAAATAATTCTTTTGTTGGCTTATTATTTACTGTTTCTGGGAATGCTTCAAAAGGTACCGCTAAGTGGAATCCTTTGTTTCCTGAGAATTTACACGTAACACTATTAATTTCGTGTTCTTTAAGTATTTTTATTAATAAGTGCGCAGCTATTTTGCTGTACGCGAAATGATAACAATCTATGTCTAGGATTAAATCCCATCCTTTTCTTATCGCGTTAAGCTCTGTTGCTCTCATATCGCTGCTTATGCTTAAAGGATTAGTCCATAGTTCTTCTGAGCAGTGAAAACTTGTCGCTTTCTTTTTTGCTAGTTCTAATATGTCTGCTTCATAAAATAATGCATCAGGTCTTTTTCCAAAAAAATCTTTGAAGTGTATTGCGACTTCTTTATCTTTTGCTTGTTCTAATATTGCTTTTCTTACTTCGATTCTCTTATAGAATTTAAGTGTTTTTGATAAGAACATATTGTTTATTATTATTGATTACTATAAAAATCTTATTAAATTTTTGTTTATACTTCTCCGAACCTAGTCATGTTTAAGAAACTCTTTATTTCTCGTCTTATTTTGTCTTTATCACTGATTAGTGTTTCTTCGTATCTGTCTGTATATGATTTGTATATGAATTTGTCCATTAATGTTTTTAGAAAGAAATAGAAGGGTGTTCCACTCCAATGACCTTCATAATCAGTTACTACGAAAGTGTCAAATGTGAATTTCGCATTTCCTTTCATCAGTGTTATTTTTACGCCGTCTTGATTAATAGTTGTTTCTTTTAGTTTTGATAGTACCGCGTTTATTCTTATTTCTATTTTTACGTAGTCTGATATTTTTTTGTAAGGGTGAAGTTTAAGAGTTATTTGTTTTCCATCTTCGTACACTTCTTCGAAGTTCCATTTTTCGAATTTGTCATATCCGTGCTCTTTGAACCATTTATCTATTAATCTGTAAAGTCCTTTAACATCTATTAATCCTTTGTATGAAAAAGATTCTCCGAATGTTAAATTTCTGTATTCAGTCATTTTTTTTGCCTCAGTAAGCGTTGCTCGCTGTTTCCATATAGACTTTCTCCTTAATTAATGTTTGCAAAGTGTACAAATCATAGTATAGTCTGTCTACATATTTTATGTCGTAATAATTTTTAAGTATTCTTTTTACTAATAATTCTAGGAAGTACTCAGTTATGTTTCCTTTAAATTTTCCTTGATAATCATAAGTGACTTGGCCTGATATTTTTACGAAGAATTGTCCATTGTTTACTTTTCTTTTATTCCCCATGTATTCTGCTTCGAATTCTTTTACTCCGTAGAATTTTCCGTCAACTTCGACGT of Candidatus Woesearchaeota archaeon contains these proteins:
- a CDS encoding nucleotidyltransferase domain-containing protein, with the translated sequence MIHTKLVKICKSYKKVKDLDDIILFGSLMRGKKNPEDVDILLVFKNKVSKDLEYDLRKNLEKIIVNVSLLSKTKIQLIDEFFEAREGVFFEGYSLFREKFIAEERGFKSFGLFIYQTKNLSNSKKTNFYYVLNGRRSNKGMIEELEAIKLSNNLLLVELGFIEQTKEFLDFWTDYTYVPVMMPLRLAHKKFLELNF
- a CDS encoding ribbon-helix-helix domain-containing protein; protein product: MANKLISLRIPDTLLNETNKFVKEQGFSSVQEFIRLALREKIDRTKKKKLFEQSKLSELEKVKIRADLEEYINIE